TATGTTTGATCCCTTTGACAGCACCGTACTGCTAAATAAATGTAGGAAGTATGGGTTGTTCCTGCATGAACGTAAAGTTCTTTGTCACACTGTTGCACAAAAAACTCTGACCAAGGGACTATAGAGCAGTTGAGATTTTGGATCTAACCATAACTTAGTACAGACAGAAAAGAAAGACTGAACAATGGTGTATTAGTAAAATGACTTACTGAAGTTCATTGATTATTCAGCCATCACCCAGTCACAGTTATTCAATGGAAAAGCACCCGAATCTCTTAATGCTGAAGGGAAAGTGATCGAAAGTGGATTGATCGCTGAACTGGTGCAGACAAACATTGCCCTAAATGATGAAACTGCATCAGAGTGGATCAAGAAGGACCAAAGAAGAATGCTTCATGTCGTTTATCGTGTTGGGAATTTGGACAAGACAATAAAGTAAGTGTCCTTTTACTGAGAAAAAAGTTGAAGCTTGAGtactatgtttcatattaccaACTAGGTACCAGAGTTGTTCTTGCGATACAGGTTTTACATAGAATGCTTGGGAATGAAGCTGTTAAGGAAGCGAGACATACCAGAGGAGGGTTATTCAAATGCTTTTCTTGGTTATGGACCTGAAGAATCAAATTTCGCCGTTGAACTTACTTACAGTAAGGCTCCTCATAGCTTGCAGTTGGCACTGTGCTTTCTTCGAAAATCATTTATTGTGCTTTAGGATGTTATAGTCGTTGTACTTTACCCTTTTGCTTTCAGACTATGGAGTTGACAAGTATGACATTGGAACCGgttttggtcattttggaaTTGCTGTTGAGGATGTAAGTTgttcataatatgaaaaattcatTGGTTCCATTTATACTTCTCTGATGTCATACCATCAAGTAAACTAAGATCAGTAAAGTTTTACTGTCATTTAGGGCTGTTGCCTTGGAATTGAttatctttgccctttttcctTCTTTGGTTGGTCTTGGTTTTAGAAGTTACTCTACTCATTACTTGCTGGTGACTTTCATACATCTTGTCGTGAGGATTACCAGTGTCTCAGTTAGACACCTTTAGGAAAGTTCCTCTAATAgtatttctttctcttttttccccCTGTCACTACTTATAGATGTTTACAAATATTTAGGTTcacatatttttcaaattttccaTATAGGTTGCTAAAATAGTAGACTTAGTAAAAGCAAAGGGAGGGAAGATTGTCCAGGAACCTGGTCCAATCAAAGATGGAGGACCTATAATTGCCCTCGTGGAAGATCCTGATGGCTACAACTTTGAACTATTAGAGAGAGGGCCTACTCTTGAACCTTTCCGTCAAGTAATGCTTCGTGTAGGAGATCTTGACCAGTCCATTAGTTTCTATAAGAAGGTAAACTAATTAGCTAGATGAAAGTTCTGATACATACTTGTCTTTTTTGATTGCAAGAAACACTAAATCTTCATTGTTGATTAATTTTTCAAGGCATTTGGCATGGAGCTTCTTCGTAAAAGAGATAATCCGGACAAAAAAGTGAGTTTATAGGTTCTTTTGCAAAATAGTCTTTTCTGTGGTTAGTGTTCTCGTTTGAATGTTTATGCAATCCTCTTGTTGAATTACACAGAGTCCCACTTTGGGTATAAAAGGCATTATCGATAGGTTATATAAAGATACTGGGCCACTCAATTCATGCCTTGAGGCTTTGGGTTGGATGCTTGaattattttgtatcatatgAGAGCCAACCTTTACTAAGCCTATCTTCTCACTTGTAAGTCGGTATTATCCTAGACGGGATTACATGTGAGAAAGAGTGTTTAGTTATATATTGTCTCACATTGGGTGTAAAGGGCTTTATAATGGAAGTTTGTTGATAGCTGATTTTTGTAAAGGTCTTAAATGTCACTCCACTGATCGTTTTATGATTTTTGATTGAATACTCTAATTCTTTCATATGTTTAATTGTGTGAACCTCCTCATGTATAAGTTTAAACTATTTGAGTGCGGCAATTTTAGTTATTTGGTTTATGGCTGCAACACCTTTAATAAAACAACTTCTCATTGGTATTTCCTTTTCTGTTGGTATTCTCTCCATCGATTTTGCAAACATACTTCATGTTCAGGTGGTAGACGATTTTTGTCATGCTAGTTTGGCTCCCTAAACTAAGATGGATTTTGTTCTTATATTCTCCTTTATAGTTTATTAAAGTAATGCTCGCTACACTTGATGTAttgcattttattttacttggaCATTTCCTTAATGCTAATTTATGGTTCTCTCTCTCTTCTGTTTGTTAATTATTAACTCTTGTTCTCAGAACACAATAGCCGTCATGGGTTATGGACCTGAAGATAAAAATGCAGTTCTGGAATTAACATATACTTATGGTGTCAAAAGCTATGATAAGGGAAATGGTTATGCTCAGGTAACGCCATTCAAGCATATATTGTTCGATATGTTGTTAAAGAGAAGTAACATTAGCAAACTCATTTGAAGTTATAATTGATCAAAGATTCTTTCCCAGACTTGAGAAAACTCCATAGATCTCAGCTTGTAAGGAACATTCCATATCTTTGCAGATTGCAGTAGGAACAGATGATGTTTACAAGACTGCAGAAGCTATAAAACTGTATAGTGGGGAAATTGTACTTGAACCTGGACCTTTGCCGGGTATAAACACCAAGATCATGGCATGTGTTGATCCTGATGGTTGGAAGACAGTAAGTCTTTAAGAATATGATTTATTTGGCATGAACTGGCAGATTCCTTTCCAGCATTAGACAATGCACCAAAACTTGTTTCTAGACATCTCATGCTTTATTTTTTCAGAGTACTAGTTTAGAAagtatctaaaatttgaagGCCGATATCTAAGTTGAATATTGACTATCTTCTAGCTTTACTTGAGGAAAGTGACGAAGACAAAAGTTATAAAAAGATCAATCACTAAAACTTCTCTTCGTTGACCCTCATGTGCACGAATTGGCTAGGACCTTGTAGAATAAGCAATACCTCTAGTCTCTGCTAACCATACACGAGAGAAAAACTGGTTTTTCGAATCTGCAGCAGAGACATTATTTTCTTCAATGTGTGTAACACAGATGACCCTCTATTGCGTAAAAATTTATATGTTAATTTGACCAATCACGTATGTCAGCACCTAGTGAATTAGGAAAAGCAGATGTTTTTTGATTTGGATTCAAAATTTGATTGCTGAAACATTATTTCTGCAATCGTGAAACTGAAGTAtaggggcagcccggtgcactaaagctcccgctatgcgcagggttcggggaaggtgtcacgatccgaatccgggtgtgatagCATTCATCTCAACctaccgagataagtcagcctaatacccaacgaaaagtaaatgcggaagaaaaagaaaggaatcaaaatttaacttaaccgaaaacacgtaaaataaactcaaaatccccaagattggttatcaagtgtacaagccactaatacattaccgaagtacgaaagaaaatacagtcacaatgtctttgtctctagaataggactaaaacatattaaagagtaagaggtgtccgctagatggatgtaacaactacctcaacactcgagatgatagcctcggatgtggtaTAAAATGcgaggagatcaagcaggtccgggctcacaacctacacaagtgtagaagcaaggggtgagtatcaaacaacacggtactcagcaagtggataactaaaactaagcaaaacttaatagatacaagtactcctgttatcccaaccgaacctccttaattACAGCCTGCATAAAACCAacccaactctacactctacataataataataatacagtccatgaatactcatcagtagtctcatcaagtgaatcatatcaagtcaagttcaacatatacagagcagTAAGTGGTAAAcatgaattcacaaatatcaacaaagtgcgatgcaatgcaatgagatgatgcatgtctgtcctatcggtatacatccgctgaattacagtccagaatccatgggggacatttctgtccatgttacctgccacggagcgtgtggcccgacccctttgtttcatatcattttcagtctcagcacagtatgtcagaaccaatgcaatcaattcttgttcatatgattcacgataataacatgacaacaacaataatttttcctatctcacatcaacatagtgatttcacatgtccaaaataaacccataatcacaacatatcaattccaccaattcATGTCATTGGATCATCATTTTATACCcttcatctccatttttaaggccaatcatacagttaATAACCTAgttcaattctcattactccccagtacacataacacggaaatacaagcatgtacaagcttaaatttgaggtttagaaattcacttatctcaattaaattgaataatcactttaaaacttgagcctttcgtaacgcttccaaacgatcaaaatctattcaaatacataatcttcataagaaaacgaatccaatgacactcatatttttatatttatttttggataaaaaattgggtcaaaaagtcatcccttgtcattgaagtcaaatctgaaattttctttccgattatgttcactcatgataaaataaactcacatgtcaaatttcatcTAAAACGGagcgttattcgacccccaaatcaagattttatgtgaagaaccctaatGTCATATTTTcgtatttcagcgttatttctccaccaatataccctaaaaatatgttcataatcatataaaaatttaatggaaaggatgagaataattaccttgacgctttggaatgaaaatccttatttttctcttctcccttatttttcttttcccctttcttttctttctttctccgtattttttttccagtttctgCCGCCGCTGCTTTATACtcacatctgatggcttaatgccatcagattttatatagatatatttttttattattattattatttatttccttctttttttttaaaagaattatttttaacaacaaaataatttttttttattaatatgaaaatcatgCCACTCATTCccacaagtcataaattatttataaaagttaaGGGTTAAATaggaaaatcaacaaaagtcaCAAAATAAGGTCGTTACAGAAGggtccgaccacaagggtctattgtacgcagccttacttGCATTTCTACCGgaggctgttttcaaggcttgaacccgtgacctcctggtcacatggaagcaactttaccagttactccaaggctccccttcgtGAAACTGAAGTATAAATTTGTATAATAACTAGGTCTGTTCAATTGAGAAATAGGATGTATCAGTAACTGGAAAAAGCATGCACCACTATAAAGTTGGTGATTAGTGTAAGGTTTCTGGCTTGTGAAATGATGCCATGTTGAATCAAGTTAGGGAAGATTACTTCAAGTCACCTAACAGAGATGGAATAAAATGCTCAGCTTTATTTAAGTTGCTTTCCATCTTAGTCTTTTACATTTGTTGTCTTGCAGGTTTTTGTTGATAATGCTGATTTTATGAAGGAATTAGAGTGAACATGTGCAGTATTACCCCAAACATCTCAATCCTGCACTAGGTCTCGGAATAATTTGTCACAATTTGTCCGGTGATATCATTCAGATAATCTATTTCCAGCATAAAACACGGATAGCTTTACTTATATATAAAAACAACCATGAATAGCTCATTGTAGTGACATTTTGCAATATGTAATCTATCCCTATACAGATGTAACAGCTTAAATCAATCCATTGCTATTCTGATTTGATGCTGTATTTTAGAGTTTGGAAGTCGCACATTGTCAACTGCTCTTAAAACTACTTTTTGGTTCTCTTTTGAAATGTTCATCCAAAGTCATGTCATGCTCATGCGGCAGCACAAGATTTGTTGAATCCCATCCACCCACATTTGTTTCTCCCCTTTGTTTCTGCATTCAAATTCAATCATCCTGTCAGCAGTTTGTATCCCAAAGTAGCACTTCTGCTCGTCGTGTTCCTCGTCTCGTCCACACCATGCTGGTATGTCACAATAGACTCCGGAGACCACACCTGGGTACTCATCAAGCACCAATTTAGATGAGTGTGCAAAGGATCACATAGACAATTTGATACTATAGTGAGTATTTGTTTGGGCTtacatttctttttctttgtgaaTGTTCCTGCCATATGCTTGCTTTTCATTTTAGCTATCACCTGCTACCAAGATTCATATTCGCACTTTTGTTATGATGATATAGGGAAAACATGAAATAACAACCATGTGGGCTGCACAAGTAAAGTTTGTTGCTTTCAATCTAACTGCTTATAAGAGGACTTCAGAATGTCTGCTGAGCAGATTTAACATTACCTATGATATGAAACACAGTTCATTTTTCTAATTGACAGTATATCCATTTAGATGGTATACTCTGCATATTACCTGGCAATCTGAGTTTATGTTGAAATAGACTTGTTTCCAGTGGAGATCTCCTGCATGAATAGAAACATCGTTGTAAAAACAACTGCAATATCTCTTGCTTTTAAGTGTAGTTCCTCAATTCATATTACCTTTTCTTGTACGTTTGAGCAGTTCTCCCCCTTTGGCAACAAAACTAAGAGCTGCTGTAACATTTGATTCTTTGTTACCTTCGACACACTCATCAGCTAGGGCAACAGCTGCAGCTCTATTTCCTTTCTGTAGCCTCGCCCTTAGAGTGGCAGCACCTCTCAATGCTGTAATAGTGAATGCCAAAGAGAGAGATCAGTGTTACCAGTTTAAGCTTTCTTATGTTATGAAACAGTTGAGCAGAATTGTTTGCATCCCTATAGATAGCAAATATTCTATGGATCATTTAGCAGCAACAGCTGGAAAACGAGGAGTATCAGATTCTATTCCGCTAACATGGAGCAGTCTACATGGTCCACAGGAGATCGGCTCGACTATTATGCAAAAAATGCCACGGTAAAGAAGAATACAAGAGCtgtatttatttatcaaattggTTGGTTTTGTGCTCTCTTTAGATTGATGGACCACTAAGACCAGTTGGATTAATACCTGTAGCAGCTCCAGCAGTTAGAGTCATTATGTCTCCACTAGTTCTTGCATTGATAGCTGAATTTACAACTGATAAGATTTGATCCTGTTCAGCACCCATGTCCTCTGCAATTTCAATACAGTGGGATGCAACTAAAGCTGCTGCAGATGCAATTGCAGTTGACATCTTTGAAGATGTCTTGTGTTGGTTTATGGACTTCTTTGAAGAAGTTACTGATAAGGTTGCAAGAGCAGCCACTGCAGCTGCAACCCCCGCTACTGAAACTGCTGCGTGCACCTGGGCACTGTGAGTTCTAAGctcttgttttttcttttctttttgatctTTCATCCATCTACCCATTGTCTTGCCATGCATCACAGTCCTGTAGAGCTGTATTATGCCAGTTTAGTTGTGATTGTTCAGAGGAATCAGTAAAGTTATTGTCAAAATAATTGTATACCCCAGCTTTCAGCAACTGATGACTGGAGAGGAAATCTGGATTGAGAGCCTGATGCAGTAAAAACAATTCCTGCACATATCAATACTATTAGTTTTGATTAAGGATATCAGTTACTGATCCCAAGGGACAAGTATAGTTATTCAGCCAAATGCAAAACTCAGACTTATAGAATAATTTGGGGAACAAGGAAAGAGTAGAGTGTATTCCCATCAACCTAGAGGGCACTCCAAACATAATTTTTCCATCTCTTACTCGGATTCACAAAATAATGATCAACACTTTGTGGTTGCTTTTTCAGCCAAACGCATGCTTCGTTATTGTAGTGCCTAATCTGTACTATTATATTTCAGCAAAAAGCCAAAGATGGCTGTTACTCCTCTAGCCTATTTATAATTTCAAAGAGTGATGTAAATATCCAAATTCTTTAGTTGCACACATGCATGTGCTGAAATAGATAAGGAACCAACCCCCTTTCCCTTCTTGCTTCTCCGTTTGTTTTTACCCTTTGTATCATCACTTCCCCTCGGAGACACTGGAGGGCTATCAGAGTTGGGTAGTGGTTGTTCTTGCTGCAATATAAAGACAATAAGAGTATAAACTTGTAAGCAATCAATGAAGTAAACACTTCCATAACAGTATAAATGAACAAAAACACAAGCTTTAACCAAGAGATGCTTACTGGTTCCTCTATAATCGAGGTCTTCCCATGTTGTGCTTGTAATGAAGACACTGACATCTTCTCATCTACATAACTTGTTTGGTTTGTGTGAGAAAGAGCTTTAGAGAGTTCCTTAGCTGACAGACTCCATGATCTTGCAAG
The genomic region above belongs to Solanum dulcamara chromosome 5, daSolDulc1.2, whole genome shotgun sequence and contains:
- the LOC129889324 gene encoding VAN3-binding protein-like isoform X4, with product MLEKMIRDAMHQLEGINEDSAASWLPVACPPPETPTESMEFLARSWSLSAKELSKALSHTNQTSYVDEKMSVSSLQAQHGKTSIIEEPQEQPLPNSDSPPVSPRGSDDTKGKNKRRSKKGKGELFLLHQALNPDFLSSHQLLKAGLYRTVMHGKTMGRWMKDQKEKKKQELRTHSAQVHAAVSVAGVAAAVAALATLSVTSSKKSINQHKTSSKMSTAIASAAALVASHCIEIAEDMGAEQDQILSVVNSAINARTSGDIMTLTAGAATALRGAATLRARLQKGNRAAAVALADECVEGNKESNVTAALSFVAKGGELLKRTRKGDLHWKQVYFNINSDCQQVIAKMKSKHMAGTFTKKKKCVVSGVYCDIPAWCGRDEEHDEQKCYFGIQTADRMIEFECRNKGEKQMWVDGIQQILCCRMSMT
- the LOC129889324 gene encoding VAN3-binding protein-like isoform X1, with translation MVIMETVISCGVKCKSNRLEGINEDSAASWLPVACPPPETPTESMEFLARSWSLSAKELSKALSHTNQTSYVDEKMSVSSLQAQHGKTSIIEEPQEQPLPNSDSPPVSPRGSDDTKGKNKRRSKKGKGELFLLHQALNPDFLSSHQLLKAGLYRTVMHGKTMGRWMKDQKEKKKQELRTHSAQVHAAVSVAGVAAAVAALATLSVTSSKKSINQHKTSSKMSTAIASAAALVASHCIEIAEDMGAEQDQILSVVNSAINARTSGDIMTLTAGAATALRGAATLRARLQKGNRAAAVALADECVEGNKESNVTAALSFVAKGGELLKRTRKGDLHWKQVYFNINSDCQQVIAKMKSKHMAGTFTKKKKCVVSGVYCDIPAWCGRDEEHDEQKCYFGIQTADRMIEFECRNKGEKQMWVDGIQQILCCRMSMT
- the LOC129889324 gene encoding VAN3-binding protein-like isoform X2; this translates as MVIMETVISCGVKCKSNRLEGINEDSAASWLPVACPPPETPTESMEFLARSWSLSAKELSKALSHTNQTSYVDEKMSVSSLQAQHGKTSIIEEPQEQPLPNSDSPPVSPRGSDDTKGKNKRRSKKGKGELFLLHQALNPDFLSSHQLLKAGLYRTVMHGKTMGRWMKDQKEKKKQELRTHSAQVHAAVSVAGVAAAVAALATLSVTSSKKSINQHKTSSKMSTAIASAAALVASHCIEIAEDMGAEQDQILSVVNSAINARTSGDIMTLTAGAATALRGAATLRARLQKGNRAAAVALADECVEGNKESNVTAALSFVAKGGELLKRTRKGDLHWKQVYFNINSDCQVIAKMKSKHMAGTFTKKKKCVVSGVYCDIPAWCGRDEEHDEQKCYFGIQTADRMIEFECRNKGEKQMWVDGIQQILCCRMSMT
- the LOC129889324 gene encoding VAN3-binding protein-like isoform X3; its protein translation is MPCTMISCGVKCKSNRLEGINEDSAASWLPVACPPPETPTESMEFLARSWSLSAKELSKALSHTNQTSYVDEKMSVSSLQAQHGKTSIIEEPQEQPLPNSDSPPVSPRGSDDTKGKNKRRSKKGKGELFLLHQALNPDFLSSHQLLKAGLYRTVMHGKTMGRWMKDQKEKKKQELRTHSAQVHAAVSVAGVAAAVAALATLSVTSSKKSINQHKTSSKMSTAIASAAALVASHCIEIAEDMGAEQDQILSVVNSAINARTSGDIMTLTAGAATALRGAATLRARLQKGNRAAAVALADECVEGNKESNVTAALSFVAKGGELLKRTRKGDLHWKQVYFNINSDCQQVIAKMKSKHMAGTFTKKKKCVVSGVYCDIPAWCGRDEEHDEQKCYFGIQTADRMIEFECRNKGEKQMWVDGIQQILCCRMSMT
- the LOC129889325 gene encoding lactoylglutathione lyase GLX1-like isoform X2, whose protein sequence is MKSIIKWATLGGLLLLFELYCFSIPMAITQSQLFNGKAPESLNAEGKVIESGLIAELVQTNIALNDETASEWIKKDQRRMLHVVYRVGNLDKTIKFYIECLGMKLLRKRDIPEEGYSNAFLGYGPEESNFAVELTYNYGVDKYDIGTGFGHFGIAVEDVAKIVDLVKAKGGKIVQEPGPIKDGGPIIALVEDPDGYNFELLERGPTLEPFRQVMLRVGDLDQSISFYKKAFGMELLRKRDNPDKKNTIAVMGYGPEDKNAVLELTYTYGVKSYDKGNGYAQIAVGTDDVYKTAEAIKLYSGEIVLEPGPLPGINTKIMACVDPDGWKTVFVDNADFMKELE
- the LOC129889325 gene encoding lactoylglutathione lyase GLX1-like isoform X1; amino-acid sequence: MALQIFSPKIHQPLKSIFPCPSNNGCSVIVQCANNPSRRLALFQLAITQSQLFNGKAPESLNAEGKVIESGLIAELVQTNIALNDETASEWIKKDQRRMLHVVYRVGNLDKTIKFYIECLGMKLLRKRDIPEEGYSNAFLGYGPEESNFAVELTYNYGVDKYDIGTGFGHFGIAVEDVAKIVDLVKAKGGKIVQEPGPIKDGGPIIALVEDPDGYNFELLERGPTLEPFRQVMLRVGDLDQSISFYKKAFGMELLRKRDNPDKKNTIAVMGYGPEDKNAVLELTYTYGVKSYDKGNGYAQIAVGTDDVYKTAEAIKLYSGEIVLEPGPLPGINTKIMACVDPDGWKTVFVDNADFMKELE